A genome region from Flavobacterium sp. includes the following:
- a CDS encoding 2Fe-2S iron-sulfur cluster-binding protein: MDVLIKIKDREGVIHELQAPTDMAMNIMELCKAYELPVEGTCGGMAMCASCQCYVLNDVALPEMGDEEEAMLSEAFYVKSNSRLGCQIPITEELEGLELELAPEY; encoded by the coding sequence ATGGATGTATTAATAAAGATTAAAGATCGAGAAGGAGTTATACACGAGTTACAAGCTCCGACTGATATGGCAATGAATATAATGGAGTTATGCAAAGCATACGAACTTCCTGTTGAGGGAACCTGCGGAGGAATGGCAATGTGCGCTTCCTGCCAGTGTTATGTTCTTAATGATGTTGCATTACCAGAAATGGGAGATGAAGAAGAAGCTATGCTTTCGGAAGCGTTTTATGTTAAATCTAACAGCCGTTTAGGTTGTCAGATCCCAATTACTGAAGAATTAGAAGGACTAGAATTAGAACTGGCTCCGGAATATTAA
- a CDS encoding NifU family protein, with protein MTTEELTNNVLLALDEIRPFLKSDGGDITLVSIDEDKHVKVRLEGACISCSVNQMTLKAGVETTIKKYAPQIETVVNIM; from the coding sequence ATGACAACAGAAGAATTAACAAACAATGTTTTATTGGCCTTAGACGAAATCAGGCCTTTCTTGAAGTCTGATGGCGGAGATATTACATTAGTCTCTATCGACGAGGATAAACACGTAAAAGTGCGTCTTGAAGGAGCTTGTATTAGCTGCAGCGTTAATCAGATGACACTTAAAGCAGGTGTTGAAACAACTATAAAAAAATATGCACCGCAAATCGAAACTGTGGTGAATATAATGTAA
- a CDS encoding Mrp/NBP35 family ATP-binding protein, translating into MKLDRKEILKALETITIAGEGKNMVESGAVSNVLTFGDEVVVDLVLHTPAMHIKKRAEDDIKKTIHDLISADAKVKVNIKVEAPEKTEIKGRAIPGIKNIIAVASGKGGVGKSTVTANLAVKLAKMGFKVGVLDADVYGPSMPIMFDVENEKPVSINVDGKSKMKPIESYEIKMLSIGFFTAPSQAVIWRGPMAAKALNQMIFDADWGELDFMLLDLPPGTGDIHLSIMQSLPITGAVVVSTPQAVALADAKKGVSMFMQDNINVPVLGIIENMAYFTPEELPNNKYYIFGQEGAKNLAQDLNVPFLGEVPIVQSIREAGDYGRPAALQTASPIEAVFEEITRNVVQETVNRNESLPATEAIKITTMAGCSAVKKN; encoded by the coding sequence ATGAAATTAGATAGAAAAGAAATTCTAAAAGCTTTAGAAACAATCACTATAGCTGGAGAAGGAAAAAATATGGTCGAAAGCGGTGCGGTTTCAAACGTACTTACTTTTGGCGACGAAGTTGTAGTTGATTTAGTATTACATACTCCGGCAATGCACATTAAAAAAAGAGCTGAAGACGATATTAAAAAAACAATTCATGATTTAATATCTGCTGATGCAAAAGTAAAAGTAAATATTAAAGTTGAAGCTCCTGAGAAAACCGAAATTAAAGGTCGTGCTATTCCGGGAATTAAAAATATTATTGCTGTAGCTTCTGGAAAAGGAGGAGTTGGTAAATCAACAGTTACTGCAAATCTTGCCGTTAAGTTGGCAAAAATGGGTTTTAAAGTTGGTGTTTTAGATGCCGATGTTTATGGGCCTTCTATGCCAATTATGTTTGATGTTGAAAACGAAAAACCGGTTTCAATAAACGTTGACGGAAAATCAAAAATGAAACCAATTGAAAGTTATGAAATCAAAATGCTTTCTATCGGATTCTTTACAGCACCAAGTCAGGCTGTAATCTGGAGAGGACCTATGGCTGCAAAAGCTTTAAATCAAATGATTTTTGATGCAGACTGGGGAGAATTAGATTTTATGCTTTTAGACCTTCCTCCGGGAACTGGCGATATTCACCTTTCAATCATGCAGTCTTTACCAATTACAGGAGCTGTTGTAGTAAGTACTCCGCAGGCCGTGGCTCTTGCCGATGCTAAAAAAGGAGTTTCGATGTTTATGCAGGATAACATTAATGTTCCTGTTTTAGGAATTATCGAAAACATGGCTTACTTTACACCAGAAGAACTGCCAAATAATAAGTATTATATCTTTGGACAAGAAGGTGCTAAAAACCTTGCACAAGATTTAAATGTTCCGTTTTTAGGAGAAGTTCCAATTGTACAGTCTATTCGTGAAGCTGGAGATTACGGACGTCCGGCTGCTCTACAGACAGCATCGCCAATTGAAGCTGTTTTTGAAGAAATCACAAGAAATGTAGTGCAGGAAACAGTAAACAGAAATGAAAGCCTTCCTGCAACTGAAGCTATTAAAATTACAACAATGGCAGGCTGCTCTGCAGTAAAAAAGAATTAA
- a CDS encoding L,D-transpeptidase family protein, translating into MRNFTSLSVIIACSFLMFSFNSTSNTLKNKNDIKEFENVFASKNNFVLGTLDAASISSFYKKYPKLKKYQTDVEELYKKKEYKLIWYDDKSVSEFGALLYHKVSLLEEQGINAEMPYMDLVDDVFNENVSNKLPQIDTELLLSNMYVFYASNVYSGVDPETLKKIGWFLPTKTISYDRILDSLMGDPSRLNKDENLLFSQYYKLQNVLQRYRNIEKNGLWKKIAIDEANFKELKPLDSGKVIQQIRERLFVVGDLKEDSKSKYYDQEMMDAVLKYKKRYGLKLNYTFTKEQIDQMNEPIGNRIRTIMLNMERCRWIPTKLAKADEYVMVNIPSFRLVYVKNGKYDLVSDVFVGTRMTETVIFSGNIDRIVFSPYWYVPASIIKNELKLKMAEDKNYLADHNMEWNGGNVRQKPGPNNSLGLVKFLFPNPNDIYLHDTPAKSLFDFEKRIFSHGCINVKDAKQLALEILKDNPDWPVDKINQAMSGEKETVCMLKKKIPIYIGYFTAWVNDDGEIGFYPDVYDRDPRLDKLLYSDAVALK; encoded by the coding sequence ATGCGAAATTTTACTTCACTCTCTGTAATTATTGCCTGTAGTTTTTTAATGTTTTCTTTTAATTCAACAAGCAATACTTTAAAAAACAAAAACGATATCAAGGAATTTGAAAATGTTTTTGCTTCCAAAAATAATTTTGTTTTAGGAACACTTGATGCCGCTTCTATAAGCAGTTTTTACAAAAAATATCCCAAACTAAAGAAATACCAAACAGATGTCGAAGAGCTTTACAAAAAGAAAGAATACAAATTGATTTGGTATGATGATAAAAGCGTAAGCGAATTTGGTGCTTTATTGTATCACAAAGTTAGTCTGTTGGAAGAACAGGGGATAAATGCCGAAATGCCTTATATGGATTTGGTCGATGATGTTTTTAATGAAAATGTTTCAAATAAACTGCCACAAATAGATACTGAACTTTTGCTTTCTAACATGTATGTGTTTTATGCAAGTAATGTTTACTCTGGTGTCGATCCCGAAACATTAAAAAAAATTGGATGGTTTTTGCCTACAAAGACCATTTCGTACGATAGAATTTTAGATTCGTTAATGGGAGATCCAAGCCGATTGAATAAAGACGAAAATCTTCTCTTTAGCCAGTATTATAAACTTCAAAATGTTTTACAGAGATACCGCAATATCGAAAAAAACGGACTTTGGAAAAAAATCGCAATTGATGAAGCCAATTTCAAAGAGTTAAAACCTTTAGACAGCGGAAAAGTGATCCAGCAGATTAGGGAACGTTTGTTTGTAGTTGGCGATTTAAAAGAAGATTCTAAAAGTAAATATTATGACCAGGAAATGATGGACGCCGTTTTAAAGTATAAAAAGCGTTACGGACTTAAATTGAATTATACTTTTACAAAAGAACAAATCGATCAGATGAATGAGCCAATAGGCAATAGAATTCGAACTATTATGCTGAATATGGAACGCTGCAGATGGATTCCGACGAAACTGGCAAAAGCCGATGAATATGTAATGGTAAATATTCCGTCGTTTAGATTGGTTTATGTAAAAAATGGAAAATATGATTTAGTTTCGGATGTTTTTGTGGGAACGCGAATGACCGAAACGGTAATTTTTAGCGGCAATATCGACCGAATTGTTTTCAGTCCTTATTGGTACGTTCCGGCAAGTATCATCAAAAATGAATTAAAACTCAAAATGGCCGAAGACAAAAATTACCTCGCAGATCATAATATGGAATGGAATGGAGGTAATGTGAGACAAAAACCCGGACCGAATAATTCTTTGGGATTAGTCAAATTTTTGTTTCCAAATCCAAATGATATTTACCTGCACGATACGCCTGCAAAAAGTTTGTTTGATTTTGAAAAACGTATTTTTAGCCATGGCTGCATTAATGTAAAAGATGCAAAACAACTGGCATTAGAAATTTTAAAAGACAATCCAGACTGGCCGGTAGATAAAATTAATCAAGCCATGAGCGGTGAAAAAGAAACGGTTTGCATGCTCAAAAAGAAAATACCAATTTATATAGGATATTTTACGGCCTGGGTAAACGACGATGGCGAAATTGGTTTTTATCCTGATGTTTATGACCGCGATCCACGTTTAGATAAACTGCTTTATTCTGATGCTGTTGCCTTAAAATAA
- a CDS encoding ABC transporter permease, producing MIFNWFKIFIYHLRQSKLFSLLNVLGLSIGVASVIFAILYWNNEHAYDQWNPEKENVYQVLNVIGGTGDTWATSSIPFGNTCKAAITEIEQICFMNDWYNEAVVKYQNKKLIDKKITISDNNFFDFFPFPIIKGAKKDILKEKNSVAIAEEQAKLLFNDEDPIGKSIIYNDKPYIVKSVYRIMRPSSVEPNYVFGGIIREDDINNWGNFSYGLKIKIKKDADINVVLKKMHNVNYVNRTLKDAKESGQTVEQYIKENGEIKIVLDQLKTSRLHGTKTTGSNAPEGKGNLQLIYIMVGLSILILVLSLVNYINLATASAIKRAKEVGVRKIVGASKNQIIGQFIFETAIIVTLSILFALAIVELSLPYYNTFLRKTLTMNGGEFYLQLILIFGLVIILAGIFPAIYISNFETLKVLKGNFSRSKSGIWIRNSMLIFQFGIAAFFIIGALIVNSQVDYMMNKDLGFSGNQVIRIPFNYQDYAKKGDKYQLTKQEILKIPGVEEVSTFAGTFGNSTNSSSGFTHNGVFVQPRNVEMDFDFLKMMKIKIVEGRDLSPKFASDTIDNWLINETLAKTLGLKNPINTVITSGWGGEKGIMKFKVVGVVKDFHITGLQNKVPPMVFINMKTLKWNNFQNVYVKVSPNNLSETLDKLKVYWEKNVNPDYPFFYEFVNKGFARTYEEQVKQKDLFFILNLVVITIAIFGLFALASFSMERRLKEIAIRKTLGAETDVLLKELSKQYILFCFMGFGIGIVPAYILLQKWLEDFAFRINISPVPFTVALISLVMLTLLIVLAKAYQVTKIDVLKYLKYE from the coding sequence ATGATTTTTAACTGGTTTAAAATATTTATTTACCATTTAAGGCAGAGCAAATTGTTTTCGCTTTTGAATGTTTTAGGATTAAGCATTGGAGTTGCCAGCGTCATATTTGCCATCTTATACTGGAATAATGAGCATGCTTATGATCAATGGAATCCTGAGAAAGAAAATGTATATCAGGTTTTAAATGTAATTGGAGGAACTGGTGATACCTGGGCAACAAGTTCGATTCCGTTTGGAAATACCTGCAAAGCTGCAATTACTGAAATTGAACAGATTTGCTTTATGAACGATTGGTATAATGAGGCTGTTGTAAAATATCAGAATAAAAAACTGATCGATAAAAAGATCACGATATCTGATAATAACTTTTTTGATTTCTTTCCTTTTCCAATTATTAAAGGAGCAAAAAAAGATATTTTAAAAGAAAAAAACAGTGTAGCAATTGCCGAAGAACAAGCTAAACTGCTTTTTAATGATGAAGACCCAATAGGAAAATCGATTATATACAACGATAAGCCATACATTGTAAAATCTGTTTATCGCATTATGAGACCTTCTTCTGTTGAACCTAACTACGTTTTTGGCGGTATTATTCGCGAAGATGATATTAATAATTGGGGAAATTTCAGTTATGGCTTAAAAATTAAAATTAAAAAAGATGCTGATATTAATGTCGTTTTAAAGAAAATGCATAACGTAAATTATGTAAACAGAACTTTAAAAGATGCTAAAGAAAGCGGTCAGACTGTTGAACAGTATATTAAAGAAAACGGTGAAATTAAAATTGTTCTTGACCAGCTTAAAACTTCACGTCTGCACGGTACAAAAACTACGGGGTCTAATGCTCCGGAAGGAAAAGGAAATTTACAGCTTATTTATATCATGGTGGGTTTATCGATCTTAATTTTGGTTTTATCATTGGTAAATTATATTAACCTGGCAACGGCTTCTGCTATAAAACGTGCTAAAGAAGTAGGTGTTCGAAAAATTGTAGGTGCTTCAAAAAACCAAATTATAGGACAGTTTATATTTGAAACTGCCATAATTGTAACGCTTTCAATCTTGTTTGCCCTGGCAATTGTAGAGCTTTCTTTACCGTATTACAATACATTTTTAAGAAAAACCCTGACTATGAATGGCGGTGAATTTTACCTGCAGCTCATTTTGATTTTTGGATTAGTAATCATTCTTGCTGGTATATTCCCTGCCATTTATATCTCAAACTTTGAAACTTTAAAAGTATTAAAAGGGAATTTCTCCAGAAGTAAAAGCGGTATCTGGATTCGAAATTCGATGCTTATTTTTCAATTCGGAATTGCGGCTTTCTTTATCATTGGAGCTCTAATTGTAAATTCTCAGGTTGATTATATGATGAATAAAGATCTTGGTTTTAGCGGAAATCAGGTTATCAGAATTCCGTTTAATTATCAGGATTATGCTAAAAAAGGCGATAAATACCAGCTTACCAAACAAGAAATTCTTAAAATTCCGGGAGTTGAGGAAGTTTCTACTTTTGCAGGAACTTTTGGAAACAGTACAAATTCCAGCTCTGGTTTTACACACAATGGTGTTTTTGTTCAGCCGAGAAATGTCGAAATGGATTTTGACTTTTTGAAAATGATGAAAATTAAAATTGTTGAAGGCCGCGATTTGTCTCCAAAATTTGCTTCGGACACTATCGATAACTGGCTTATAAATGAAACGCTGGCTAAAACTTTAGGCCTTAAAAATCCAATTAATACGGTCATAACTTCGGGCTGGGGCGGCGAAAAAGGCATTATGAAATTTAAGGTTGTGGGCGTTGTAAAGGATTTTCACATTACCGGACTTCAAAATAAAGTTCCGCCAATGGTTTTCATCAACATGAAAACTTTAAAATGGAATAATTTTCAAAATGTGTATGTAAAGGTTTCTCCAAATAATTTATCTGAAACATTAGATAAACTGAAGGTATATTGGGAGAAAAACGTTAATCCGGATTATCCTTTCTTTTATGAATTTGTAAATAAAGGTTTTGCGAGAACTTATGAGGAACAAGTCAAACAAAAAGATTTGTTTTTTATCCTGAATCTGGTTGTAATCACGATTGCTATTTTCGGATTGTTTGCTTTGGCATCATTTTCGATGGAAAGAAGACTGAAAGAAATTGCGATTAGAAAAACCCTTGGTGCCGAAACGGATGTTTTATTGAAAGAATTATCAAAACAATATATTCTTTTCTGCTTTATGGGATTTGGAATTGGTATTGTTCCGGCTTATATTTTATTGCAGAAATGGCTGGAGGATTTCGCTTTCAGAATCAACATTTCACCTGTTCCGTTTACCGTTGCACTTATTTCGCTGGTAATGCTTACTCTGCTGATTGTTTTGGCAAAAGCGTATCAGGTTACTAAAATAGACGTTTTAAAATATTTAAAATACGAATAA
- a CDS encoding ABC transporter ATP-binding protein, whose protein sequence is MITIQNLTKVFRTEEVETAALSGINLEIKKGDFLTIMGPSGCGKSTLLNIIGLLDSANDGSYKLLDQEMIGLKEKGRAAVRKENIGFIFQNFNLIDELSVYDNIELPLLYNNVKASDRKQKIEAIADKLNISHRLKHFPQQLSGGQQQRVAVARALVNDPKIILADEPTGNLDSKNGNEVMELLTDLHAKGATILMVTHSDYDASFSQRTIHMKDGVIFSEKLNQRNVDVFMDAK, encoded by the coding sequence ATGATTACGATACAAAATTTAACCAAAGTATTTAGAACCGAAGAAGTTGAAACTGCTGCGTTAAGCGGTATTAATCTTGAAATTAAAAAAGGTGATTTCCTCACTATTATGGGACCTTCTGGCTGTGGAAAATCAACTTTGTTGAATATAATTGGTCTTTTGGACAGCGCAAATGACGGTAGTTATAAATTGTTAGATCAGGAAATGATTGGTTTAAAAGAAAAAGGCAGAGCGGCTGTTCGTAAAGAAAATATTGGTTTCATATTTCAGAATTTCAACTTAATCGACGAGCTTTCTGTTTATGATAATATCGAACTGCCTTTGCTTTACAATAACGTAAAAGCATCTGACCGAAAACAAAAAATCGAAGCTATTGCTGATAAATTAAATATTTCACACCGATTGAAACATTTTCCGCAGCAGCTTTCAGGAGGTCAGCAGCAAAGAGTTGCCGTGGCGAGAGCTTTGGTTAACGATCCTAAAATTATTCTGGCCGATGAGCCAACAGGAAATCTGGATAGTAAAAATGGTAATGAGGTTATGGAACTTTTGACTGATTTACATGCCAAAGGCGCTACAATTTTGATGGTTACCCACTCTGATTATGATGCTTCTTTTTCACAAAGAACAATTCATATGAAAGACGGAGTTATATTCTCTGAAAAACTAAATCAGAGAAATGTGGATGTTTTTATGGACGCTAAATAA
- a CDS encoding HlyD family efflux transporter periplasmic adaptor subunit, with protein MDKVIPRKNRKFRYLTIVIGVFLVLAVILFFSFNSKTSLNVKAEEISVQKVEKAFFEDFVVFQAKVEPLNLMLVNVTEGGSVKEIFVENGAMVTKGQSLARLYNPNTELNYLTQETAIIEQINNLNTGKLNIRNQELNLTKDLVLIEHDYNDAKRLYDLNAKLFAKDVISKNDWNTFKESLRFQEERKKTIQQSIQKEKQSNQVQISQINRSIQTMEKSLDILRNNKKNFLITAPESGRLTSFEPVLGKTFQAGESIGKIDSKKGYKLSADVDEFYLEKIHEGLKGQVEFKGKNLEVVVTKVIPEVKNGHFIVELAFTSKEQITLQDGLSFGVKLVLSERNKILVVQKGSFNQETAGKWIFVVKGNKAERRNIKLGRENPSYYEVLEGLKEGESVIISSYSDYKDIEELSIQSQ; from the coding sequence ATGGACAAGGTAATTCCTCGTAAAAATAGAAAATTTAGATATCTCACAATAGTAATTGGAGTTTTTTTAGTTTTGGCAGTAATCCTCTTTTTTTCGTTCAATTCGAAAACAAGTTTAAATGTAAAAGCTGAAGAGATTTCTGTTCAAAAAGTTGAAAAGGCTTTTTTTGAAGATTTTGTGGTTTTTCAGGCAAAAGTTGAACCGCTTAACCTGATGCTTGTAAATGTTACAGAAGGAGGATCTGTAAAAGAGATTTTTGTAGAAAACGGAGCTATGGTTACAAAAGGTCAATCACTGGCTCGCTTGTACAATCCTAATACGGAACTGAATTATCTAACTCAGGAAACTGCCATTATTGAGCAGATCAACAACCTGAATACAGGAAAATTAAACATTAGAAATCAGGAATTGAATTTGACTAAAGATTTGGTTTTAATCGAACATGATTATAATGACGCGAAAAGATTGTATGATTTGAATGCTAAACTTTTTGCTAAAGATGTAATTTCAAAAAATGACTGGAATACTTTTAAGGAAAGTCTTCGTTTTCAGGAAGAACGCAAAAAAACGATTCAGCAGAGTATTCAAAAAGAGAAACAATCCAATCAGGTTCAGATTTCGCAAATTAACCGCTCGATTCAAACTATGGAGAAGAGTCTGGATATTTTGAGAAATAACAAAAAGAACTTTTTAATTACCGCTCCGGAATCTGGAAGGTTAACTTCTTTTGAACCGGTTTTAGGAAAAACATTTCAGGCTGGAGAAAGCATTGGAAAAATTGATTCTAAAAAAGGATATAAATTATCTGCCGATGTTGATGAGTTTTACTTGGAGAAAATTCATGAAGGCTTAAAAGGTCAGGTAGAATTTAAAGGAAAAAATCTTGAAGTTGTGGTTACTAAAGTTATTCCTGAAGTTAAAAACGGACATTTTATTGTTGAATTGGCTTTTACTTCTAAAGAACAAATCACTTTACAAGATGGCTTAAGTTTTGGTGTGAAACTCGTTTTATCTGAAAGAAATAAAATTCTGGTAGTACAAAAAGGAAGCTTTAATCAGGAAACTGCCGGAAAATGGATTTTTGTAGTAAAAGGAAATAAAGCCGAAAGAAGAAACATAAAATTAGGAAGAGAAAATCCTTCGTATTATGAAGTTCTTGAAGGTTTGAAAGAAGGCGAATCTGTAATAATTTCATCTTATTCAGATTATAAGGATATTGAAGAGCTTTCGATTCAGTCGCAGTAA